A genomic window from Cyprinus carpio isolate SPL01 chromosome A2, ASM1834038v1, whole genome shotgun sequence includes:
- the LOC109071344 gene encoding proline-rich extensin-like protein EPR1 isoform X1, with product MSPDLRCGDDLMKLQLSGPEVAQIELCRGNGAAVPLSELPPNCGSTIPTYGGLIYATPYDGCGVAQQGGSYVMQMQWQGNRAVISCPMTSTTANDTFLGPHDPSYQQILLPPLYPDEFNLQISTMPELSAALKPPFYGYPEEFQQGFWPYNYPRYQYSGKGYPTAEPAGQSPSDAQVPTQKPQFPKHPPMMWPYPYSHYPGKGYPTDKPAGQSPADGQVPTQKPQFPKHPQMMWPYPYSHYPGKGYPTAEPAGQSPSDGQVPTQKPQFPKHPHMMWPYPYSHYPGKGYPTAEPAGQSPSDAQVPTQKPQFPKYPHMMWPYPYSHYPGKGYPTAEPAEESSTDDQAPDQKPQFPKHPHMMWPYPYSHYPGKGYPTAEPAGQSPSDAQVPTQKPQFPKHPHMMWPYPTAKPAGQSPSDGQVPTQKPQFPKYPQMMWPYPTAKPAGLSPSDGQVPTQKPQFPKYPQVMWPYPTAKPAGQSPSNGQVPTQKPQFPKYPHMMWPYPTAKPAGQSPSDGQVPTQKPQFPKHPPMMWPYPTAKPAGQSPSDGQVPIQKPQFPKYPHMMWPYPTAKPAGQSPSDGQVPTQKPQFPKYPQMMWPYPTAKPAGQSPSDGQVPTQNLSFLSTPI from the exons ATGTCTCCAGATCTGAGGTGTGGTGATGATCTTATGAAGTTGCAGCTCAGTGGTCCTGAAGTAGCACAAATTGAGCTTTGTCGGG GTAATGGGGCAGCTGTTCCCCTCAGTGAGTTGCCGCCTAACTGTGGATCTACCATACCCACTTATGGTGGTCTTATCTATGCTACCCCCTATGATGGATGTGGCGTTGCACAACAG GGAGGGAGTTATGTGATGCAGATGCAATGGCAGGGAAACCGTGCAGTCATTTCTTGTCCTATGACCTCTACAACTGCAAACGACACTTTTCTAGGACCTCATGATCCTTCATATCAGCAGATTCTGCTGCCTCCCCTTTATCCTGATGAATTTAATCTACAAATAAGTACAATGCCAGAACTATCTGCAGCTCTCAAACCGCCATTTTACGGCTACCCTGAAGAGTTTCAGCAAGGGTTTTGGCCTTACAACTACCCTCGTTACCAATATTCTGGCAAGGGTTATCCCACAGCTGAGCCAGCAGGGCAATCTCCATCAGATGCCCAAGTGCCAACCCAGAAACCTCAGTTTCCAAAGCACCCCCCTATGATGTGGCCATATCCCTACTCCCATTATCCTGGCAAGG GTTATCCCACAGATAAGCCAGCAGGGCAATCTCCAGCAGATGGCCAAGTGCCAACCCAGAAGCCTCAGTTTCCAAAGCACCCCCAGATGATGTGGCCATATCCATATTCCCATTATCCTGGCAAGGGTTATCCCACAGCTGAGCCAGCAGGGCAGTCTCCATCAGATGGCCAAGTGCCAACCCAGAAACCTCAGTTTCCAAAGCACCCCCATATGATGTGGCCATATCCCTACTCCCATTATCCTGGCAAGGGTTATCCCACAGCTGAGCCAGCAGGGCAATCTCCATCAGATGCCCAA GTGCCAACCCAGAAACCTCAGTTTCCGAAGTACCCCCATATGATGTGGCCATATCCCTACTCCCATTATCCTGGCAAGGGTTATCCCACAGCTGAGCCAGCAGAGGAGTCTTCTACAGATGACCAAGCACCAGACCAGAAACCTCAG TTTCCAAAGCACCCCCATATGATGTGGCCATATCCCTACTCCCATTATCCTGGCAAGGGTTATCCCACAGCTGAGCCAGCAGGTCAATCTCCATCAGATGCCCAAGTGCCAACCCAGAAACCTCAATTTCCAAAGCACCCCCATATGATGTGGCCATATCC CACAGCTAAGCCAGCAGGGCAATCTCCATCAGATGGCCAAGTGCCAACCCAGAAACCTCAGTTTCCGAAGTACCCCCAGATGATGTGGCCATATCCCACAGCTAAGCCAGCAGGGCTATCTCCATCAGATGGCCAAGTGCCAACCCAGAAACCTCAGTTTCCGAAGTACCCCCAGGTGATGTGGCCATATCCCACAGCTAAGCCAGCAGGGCAATCTCCATCAAATGGCCAAGTGCCAACCCAGAAACCTCAGTTTCCGAAGTACCCCCATATGAT GTGGCCATATCCCACAGCTAAGCCAGCAGGGCAATCTCCATCAG ATGGCCAAGTGCCAACCCAGAAGCCTCAATTTCCAAAGCACCCCCCTATGATGTGGCCATATCCCACAGCTAAGCCAGCAGGGCAATCTCCATCAGATGGCCAAGTGCCAATCCAGAAACCTCAGTTTCCTAAGTACCCCCATATGATGTGGCCATATCCCACAGCTAAGCCAGCAGGGCAATCTCCATCAGATGGCCAAGTGCCAACCCAAAAACCTCAGTTTCCGAAGTACCCCCAGATGATGTGGCCATATCCCACAGCTAAGCCAGCAGGGCAATCTCCATCAGATGGCCAAGTGCCAACCCAAAACCTCAGTTTCCTAAGTACCCCCATATGA
- the LOC109071344 gene encoding proline-rich extensin-like protein EPR1 isoform X6, whose product MSPDLRCGDDLMKLQLSGPEVAQIELCRGNGAAVPLSELPPNCGSTIPTYGGLIYATPYDGCGVAQQGGSYVMQMQWQGNRAVISCPMTSTTANDTFLGPHDPSYQQILLPPLYPDEFNLQISTMPELSAALKPPFYGYPEEFQQGFWPYNYPRYQYSGKGYPTAEPAGQSPSDAQVPTQKPQFPKHPPMMWPYPYSHYPGKGYPTDKPAGQSPADGQVPTQKPQFPKHPQMMWPYPYSHYPGKGYPTAEPAGQSPSDGQVPTQKPQFPKHPHMMWPYPYSHYPGKGYPTAEPAGQSPSDAQVPTQKPQFPKYPHMMWPYPYSHYPGKGYPTAEPAEESSTDDQAPDQKPQFPKHPHMMWPYPYSHYPGKGYPTAEPAGQSPSDGQVPTQKPQFPKYPQMMWPYPTAKPAGLSPSDGQVPTQKPQFPKYPQVMWPYPTAKPAGQSPSNGQVPTQKPQFPKYPHMMWPYPTAKPAGQSPSDGQVPTQKPQFPKHPPMMWPYPTAKPAGQSPSDGQVPIQKPQFPKYPHMMWPYPTAKPAGQSPSDGQVPTQKPQFPKYPQMMWPYPTAKPAGQSPSDGQVPTQNLSFLSTPI is encoded by the exons ATGTCTCCAGATCTGAGGTGTGGTGATGATCTTATGAAGTTGCAGCTCAGTGGTCCTGAAGTAGCACAAATTGAGCTTTGTCGGG GTAATGGGGCAGCTGTTCCCCTCAGTGAGTTGCCGCCTAACTGTGGATCTACCATACCCACTTATGGTGGTCTTATCTATGCTACCCCCTATGATGGATGTGGCGTTGCACAACAG GGAGGGAGTTATGTGATGCAGATGCAATGGCAGGGAAACCGTGCAGTCATTTCTTGTCCTATGACCTCTACAACTGCAAACGACACTTTTCTAGGACCTCATGATCCTTCATATCAGCAGATTCTGCTGCCTCCCCTTTATCCTGATGAATTTAATCTACAAATAAGTACAATGCCAGAACTATCTGCAGCTCTCAAACCGCCATTTTACGGCTACCCTGAAGAGTTTCAGCAAGGGTTTTGGCCTTACAACTACCCTCGTTACCAATATTCTGGCAAGGGTTATCCCACAGCTGAGCCAGCAGGGCAATCTCCATCAGATGCCCAAGTGCCAACCCAGAAACCTCAGTTTCCAAAGCACCCCCCTATGATGTGGCCATATCCCTACTCCCATTATCCTGGCAAGG GTTATCCCACAGATAAGCCAGCAGGGCAATCTCCAGCAGATGGCCAAGTGCCAACCCAGAAGCCTCAGTTTCCAAAGCACCCCCAGATGATGTGGCCATATCCATATTCCCATTATCCTGGCAAGGGTTATCCCACAGCTGAGCCAGCAGGGCAGTCTCCATCAGATGGCCAAGTGCCAACCCAGAAACCTCAGTTTCCAAAGCACCCCCATATGATGTGGCCATATCCCTACTCCCATTATCCTGGCAAGGGTTATCCCACAGCTGAGCCAGCAGGGCAATCTCCATCAGATGCCCAA GTGCCAACCCAGAAACCTCAGTTTCCGAAGTACCCCCATATGATGTGGCCATATCCCTACTCCCATTATCCTGGCAAGGGTTATCCCACAGCTGAGCCAGCAGAGGAGTCTTCTACAGATGACCAAGCACCAGACCAGAAACCTCAG TTTCCAAAGCACCCCCATATGATGTGGCCATATCCCTACTCCCATTATCCTGGCAAGGGTTATCCCACAGCTGAGCCAGCAG GGCAATCTCCATCAGATGGCCAAGTGCCAACCCAGAAACCTCAGTTTCCGAAGTACCCCCAGATGATGTGGCCATATCCCACAGCTAAGCCAGCAGGGCTATCTCCATCAGATGGCCAAGTGCCAACCCAGAAACCTCAGTTTCCGAAGTACCCCCAGGTGATGTGGCCATATCCCACAGCTAAGCCAGCAGGGCAATCTCCATCAAATGGCCAAGTGCCAACCCAGAAACCTCAGTTTCCGAAGTACCCCCATATGAT GTGGCCATATCCCACAGCTAAGCCAGCAGGGCAATCTCCATCAG ATGGCCAAGTGCCAACCCAGAAGCCTCAATTTCCAAAGCACCCCCCTATGATGTGGCCATATCCCACAGCTAAGCCAGCAGGGCAATCTCCATCAGATGGCCAAGTGCCAATCCAGAAACCTCAGTTTCCTAAGTACCCCCATATGATGTGGCCATATCCCACAGCTAAGCCAGCAGGGCAATCTCCATCAGATGGCCAAGTGCCAACCCAAAAACCTCAGTTTCCGAAGTACCCCCAGATGATGTGGCCATATCCCACAGCTAAGCCAGCAGGGCAATCTCCATCAGATGGCCAAGTGCCAACCCAAAACCTCAGTTTCCTAAGTACCCCCATATGA
- the LOC109071344 gene encoding proline-rich extensin-like protein EPR1 isoform X2 — MSPDLRCGDDLMKLQLSGPEVAQIELCRGNGAAVPLSELPPNCGSTIPTYGGLIYATPYDGCGVAQQGGSYVMQMQWQGNRAVISCPMTSTTANDTFLGPHDPSYQQILLPPLYPDEFNLQISTMPELSAALKPPFYGYPEEFQQGFWPYNYPRYQYSGKGYPTAEPAGQSPSDAQVPTQKPQFPKHPPMMWPYPYSHYPGKGYPTDKPAGQSPADGQVPTQKPQFPKHPQMMWPYPYSHYPGKGYPTAEPAGQSPSDGQVPTQKPQFPKHPHMMWPYPYSHYPGKGYPTAEPAGQSPSDVQVPTQKPQFPKYPHMMWPYPYSHYPGKGYPTAEPAEESSTDDQAPDQKPQFPKHPHMMWPYPYSHYPGKGYPTAEPAGQSPSDAQVPTQKPQFPKHPHMMWPYPTAKPAGQSPSDGQVPTQKPQFPKYPQMMWPYPTAKPAGLSPSDGQVPTQKPQFPKYPQVMWPYPTAKPAGQSPSNGQVPTQKPQFPKYPHMMWPYPTAKPAGQSPSDGQVPTQKPQFPKHPPMMWPYPTAKPAGQSPSDGQVPIQKPQFPKYPHMMWPYPTAKPAGQSPSDGQVPTQKPQFPKYPQMMWPYPTAKPAGQSPSDGQVPTQNLSFLSTPI, encoded by the exons ATGTCTCCAGATCTGAGGTGTGGTGATGATCTTATGAAGTTGCAGCTCAGTGGTCCTGAAGTAGCACAAATTGAGCTTTGTCGGG GTAATGGGGCAGCTGTTCCCCTCAGTGAGTTGCCGCCTAACTGTGGATCTACCATACCCACTTATGGTGGTCTTATCTATGCTACCCCCTATGATGGATGTGGCGTTGCACAACAG GGAGGGAGTTATGTGATGCAGATGCAATGGCAGGGAAACCGTGCAGTCATTTCTTGTCCTATGACCTCTACAACTGCAAACGACACTTTTCTAGGACCTCATGATCCTTCATATCAGCAGATTCTGCTGCCTCCCCTTTATCCTGATGAATTTAATCTACAAATAAGTACAATGCCAGAACTATCTGCAGCTCTCAAACCGCCATTTTACGGCTACCCTGAAGAGTTTCAGCAAGGGTTTTGGCCTTACAACTACCCTCGTTACCAATATTCTGGCAAGGGTTATCCCACAGCTGAGCCAGCAGGGCAATCTCCATCAGATGCCCAAGTGCCAACCCAGAAACCTCAGTTTCCAAAGCACCCCCCTATGATGTGGCCATATCCCTACTCCCATTATCCTGGCAAGG GTTATCCCACAGATAAGCCAGCAGGGCAATCTCCAGCAGATGGCCAAGTGCCAACCCAGAAGCCTCAGTTTCCAAAGCACCCCCAGATGATGTGGCCATATCCATATTCCCATTATCCTGGCAAGGGTTATCCCACAGCTGAGCCAGCAGGGCAGTCTCCATCAGATGGCCAAGTGCCAACCCAGAAACCTCAGTTTCCAAAGCACCCCCATATGATGTGGCCATATCCCTACTCCCATTATCCTGGCAAGGGTTATCCCACAGCTGAGCCAGCAGGGCAATCTCCATCAG ATGTCCAAGTGCCAACCCAGAAACCTCAGTTTCCGAAGTACCCCCATATGATGTGGCCATATCCCTACTCCCATTATCCTGGCAAGGGTTATCCCACAGCTGAGCCAGCAGAGGAGTCTTCTACAGATGACCAAGCACCAGACCAGAAACCTCAG TTTCCAAAGCACCCCCATATGATGTGGCCATATCCCTACTCCCATTATCCTGGCAAGGGTTATCCCACAGCTGAGCCAGCAGGTCAATCTCCATCAGATGCCCAAGTGCCAACCCAGAAACCTCAATTTCCAAAGCACCCCCATATGATGTGGCCATATCC CACAGCTAAGCCAGCAGGGCAATCTCCATCAGATGGCCAAGTGCCAACCCAGAAACCTCAGTTTCCGAAGTACCCCCAGATGATGTGGCCATATCCCACAGCTAAGCCAGCAGGGCTATCTCCATCAGATGGCCAAGTGCCAACCCAGAAACCTCAGTTTCCGAAGTACCCCCAGGTGATGTGGCCATATCCCACAGCTAAGCCAGCAGGGCAATCTCCATCAAATGGCCAAGTGCCAACCCAGAAACCTCAGTTTCCGAAGTACCCCCATATGAT GTGGCCATATCCCACAGCTAAGCCAGCAGGGCAATCTCCATCAG ATGGCCAAGTGCCAACCCAGAAGCCTCAATTTCCAAAGCACCCCCCTATGATGTGGCCATATCCCACAGCTAAGCCAGCAGGGCAATCTCCATCAGATGGCCAAGTGCCAATCCAGAAACCTCAGTTTCCTAAGTACCCCCATATGATGTGGCCATATCCCACAGCTAAGCCAGCAGGGCAATCTCCATCAGATGGCCAAGTGCCAACCCAAAAACCTCAGTTTCCGAAGTACCCCCAGATGATGTGGCCATATCCCACAGCTAAGCCAGCAGGGCAATCTCCATCAGATGGCCAAGTGCCAACCCAAAACCTCAGTTTCCTAAGTACCCCCATATGA
- the LOC109071344 gene encoding proline-rich extensin-like protein EPR1 isoform X9, whose protein sequence is MSPDLRCGDDLMKLQLSGPEVAQIELCRGNGAAVPLSELPPNCGSTIPTYGGLIYATPYDGCGVAQQGGSYVMQMQWQGNRAVISCPMTSTTANDTFLGPHDPSYQQILLPPLYPDEFNLQISTMPELSAALKPPFYGYPEEFQQGFWPYNYPRYQYSGKGYPTAEPAGQSPSDAQVPTQKPQFPKHPPMMWPYPYSHYPGKGYPTDKPAGQSPADGQVPTQKPQFPKHPQMMWPYPYSHYPGKGYPTAEPAGQSPSDVQVPTQKPQFPKYPHMMWPYPYSHYPGKGYPTAEPAEESSTDDQAPDQKPQFPKHPHMMWPYPYSHYPGKGYPTAEPAGQSPSDAQVPTQKPQFPKHPHMMWPYPTAKPAGQSPSDGQVPTQKPQFPKYPQMMWPYPTAKPAGLSPSDGQVPTQKPQFPKYPQVMWPYPTAKPAGQSPSNGQVPTQKPQFPKYPHMMWPYPTAKPAGQSPSDGQVPTQKPQFPKHPPMMWPYPTAKPAGQSPSDGQVPIQKPQFPKYPHMMWPYPTAKPAGQSPSDGQVPTQKPQFPKYPQMMWPYPTAKPAGQSPSDGQVPTQNLSFLSTPI, encoded by the exons ATGTCTCCAGATCTGAGGTGTGGTGATGATCTTATGAAGTTGCAGCTCAGTGGTCCTGAAGTAGCACAAATTGAGCTTTGTCGGG GTAATGGGGCAGCTGTTCCCCTCAGTGAGTTGCCGCCTAACTGTGGATCTACCATACCCACTTATGGTGGTCTTATCTATGCTACCCCCTATGATGGATGTGGCGTTGCACAACAG GGAGGGAGTTATGTGATGCAGATGCAATGGCAGGGAAACCGTGCAGTCATTTCTTGTCCTATGACCTCTACAACTGCAAACGACACTTTTCTAGGACCTCATGATCCTTCATATCAGCAGATTCTGCTGCCTCCCCTTTATCCTGATGAATTTAATCTACAAATAAGTACAATGCCAGAACTATCTGCAGCTCTCAAACCGCCATTTTACGGCTACCCTGAAGAGTTTCAGCAAGGGTTTTGGCCTTACAACTACCCTCGTTACCAATATTCTGGCAAGGGTTATCCCACAGCTGAGCCAGCAGGGCAATCTCCATCAGATGCCCAAGTGCCAACCCAGAAACCTCAGTTTCCAAAGCACCCCCCTATGATGTGGCCATATCCCTACTCCCATTATCCTGGCAAGG GTTATCCCACAGATAAGCCAGCAGGGCAATCTCCAGCAGATGGCCAAGTGCCAACCCAGAAGCCTCAGTTTCCAAAGCACCCCCAGATGATGTGGCCATATCCATATTCCCATTATCCTGGCAAGGGTTATCCCACAGCTGAGCCAGCAG GGCAATCTCCATCAGATGTCCAAGTGCCAACCCAGAAACCTCAGTTTCCGAAGTACCCCCATATGATGTGGCCATATCCCTACTCCCATTATCCTGGCAAGGGTTATCCCACAGCTGAGCCAGCAGAGGAGTCTTCTACAGATGACCAAGCACCAGACCAGAAACCTCAG TTTCCAAAGCACCCCCATATGATGTGGCCATATCCCTACTCCCATTATCCTGGCAAGGGTTATCCCACAGCTGAGCCAGCAGGTCAATCTCCATCAGATGCCCAAGTGCCAACCCAGAAACCTCAATTTCCAAAGCACCCCCATATGATGTGGCCATATCC CACAGCTAAGCCAGCAGGGCAATCTCCATCAGATGGCCAAGTGCCAACCCAGAAACCTCAGTTTCCGAAGTACCCCCAGATGATGTGGCCATATCCCACAGCTAAGCCAGCAGGGCTATCTCCATCAGATGGCCAAGTGCCAACCCAGAAACCTCAGTTTCCGAAGTACCCCCAGGTGATGTGGCCATATCCCACAGCTAAGCCAGCAGGGCAATCTCCATCAAATGGCCAAGTGCCAACCCAGAAACCTCAGTTTCCGAAGTACCCCCATATGAT GTGGCCATATCCCACAGCTAAGCCAGCAGGGCAATCTCCATCAG ATGGCCAAGTGCCAACCCAGAAGCCTCAATTTCCAAAGCACCCCCCTATGATGTGGCCATATCCCACAGCTAAGCCAGCAGGGCAATCTCCATCAGATGGCCAAGTGCCAATCCAGAAACCTCAGTTTCCTAAGTACCCCCATATGATGTGGCCATATCCCACAGCTAAGCCAGCAGGGCAATCTCCATCAGATGGCCAAGTGCCAACCCAAAAACCTCAGTTTCCGAAGTACCCCCAGATGATGTGGCCATATCCCACAGCTAAGCCAGCAGGGCAATCTCCATCAGATGGCCAAGTGCCAACCCAAAACCTCAGTTTCCTAAGTACCCCCATATGA
- the LOC109071344 gene encoding proline-rich extensin-like protein EPR1 isoform X8 encodes MSPDLRCGDDLMKLQLSGPEVAQIELCRGNGAAVPLSELPPNCGSTIPTYGGLIYATPYDGCGVAQQGGSYVMQMQWQGNRAVISCPMTSTTANDTFLGPHDPSYQQILLPPLYPDEFNLQISTMPELSAALKPPFYGYPEEFQQGFWPYNYPRYQYSGKGYPTAEPAGQSPSDAQVPTQKPQFPKHPPMMWPYPYSHYPGKGYPTDKPAGQSPADGQVPTQKPQFPKHPQMMWPYPYSHYPGKGYPTAEPAGQSPSDGQVPTQKPQFPKHPHMMWPYPYSHYPGKGYPTAEPAGQSPSDGQVPTQKPQFPKHPHMMWPYPYSHYPGKGYPTAEPAGQSPSDAQVPTQKPQFPKHPHMMWPYPTAKPAGQSPSDGQVPTQKPQFPKYPQMMWPYPTAKPAGLSPSDGQVPTQKPQFPKYPQVMWPYPTAKPAGQSPSNGQVPTQKPQFPKYPHMMWPYPTAKPAGQSPSDGQVPTQKPQFPKHPPMMWPYPTAKPAGQSPSDGQVPIQKPQFPKYPHMMWPYPTAKPAGQSPSDGQVPTQKPQFPKYPQMMWPYPTAKPAGQSPSDGQVPTQNLSFLSTPI; translated from the exons ATGTCTCCAGATCTGAGGTGTGGTGATGATCTTATGAAGTTGCAGCTCAGTGGTCCTGAAGTAGCACAAATTGAGCTTTGTCGGG GTAATGGGGCAGCTGTTCCCCTCAGTGAGTTGCCGCCTAACTGTGGATCTACCATACCCACTTATGGTGGTCTTATCTATGCTACCCCCTATGATGGATGTGGCGTTGCACAACAG GGAGGGAGTTATGTGATGCAGATGCAATGGCAGGGAAACCGTGCAGTCATTTCTTGTCCTATGACCTCTACAACTGCAAACGACACTTTTCTAGGACCTCATGATCCTTCATATCAGCAGATTCTGCTGCCTCCCCTTTATCCTGATGAATTTAATCTACAAATAAGTACAATGCCAGAACTATCTGCAGCTCTCAAACCGCCATTTTACGGCTACCCTGAAGAGTTTCAGCAAGGGTTTTGGCCTTACAACTACCCTCGTTACCAATATTCTGGCAAGGGTTATCCCACAGCTGAGCCAGCAGGGCAATCTCCATCAGATGCCCAAGTGCCAACCCAGAAACCTCAGTTTCCAAAGCACCCCCCTATGATGTGGCCATATCCCTACTCCCATTATCCTGGCAAGG GTTATCCCACAGATAAGCCAGCAGGGCAATCTCCAGCAGATGGCCAAGTGCCAACCCAGAAGCCTCAGTTTCCAAAGCACCCCCAGATGATGTGGCCATATCCATATTCCCATTATCCTGGCAAGGGTTATCCCACAGCTGAGCCAGCAGGGCAGTCTCCATCAGATGGCCAAGTGCCAACCCAGAAACCTCAGTTTCCAAAGCACCCCCATATGATGTGGCCATATCCCTACTCCCATTATCCTGGCAAGGGTTATCCCACAGCTGAGCCAGCAGGGCAATCTCCATCAG ATGGCCAAGTGCCAACCCAGAAACCTCAGTTTCCAAAGCACCCCCATATGAT GTGGCCATATCCCTACTCCCATTATCCTGGCAAGGGTTATCCCACAGCTGAGCCAGCAGGTCAATCTCCATCAGATGCCCAAGTGCCAACCCAGAAACCTCAATTTCCAAAGCACCCCCATATGATGTGGCCATATCC CACAGCTAAGCCAGCAGGGCAATCTCCATCAGATGGCCAAGTGCCAACCCAGAAACCTCAGTTTCCGAAGTACCCCCAGATGATGTGGCCATATCCCACAGCTAAGCCAGCAGGGCTATCTCCATCAGATGGCCAAGTGCCAACCCAGAAACCTCAGTTTCCGAAGTACCCCCAGGTGATGTGGCCATATCCCACAGCTAAGCCAGCAGGGCAATCTCCATCAAATGGCCAAGTGCCAACCCAGAAACCTCAGTTTCCGAAGTACCCCCATATGAT GTGGCCATATCCCACAGCTAAGCCAGCAGGGCAATCTCCATCAG ATGGCCAAGTGCCAACCCAGAAGCCTCAATTTCCAAAGCACCCCCCTATGATGTGGCCATATCCCACAGCTAAGCCAGCAGGGCAATCTCCATCAGATGGCCAAGTGCCAATCCAGAAACCTCAGTTTCCTAAGTACCCCCATATGATGTGGCCATATCCCACAGCTAAGCCAGCAGGGCAATCTCCATCAGATGGCCAAGTGCCAACCCAAAAACCTCAGTTTCCGAAGTACCCCCAGATGATGTGGCCATATCCCACAGCTAAGCCAGCAGGGCAATCTCCATCAGATGGCCAAGTGCCAACCCAAAACCTCAGTTTCCTAAGTACCCCCATATGA
- the LOC109071344 gene encoding proline-rich extensin-like protein EPR1 isoform X10 has protein sequence MSPDLRCGDDLMKLQLSGPEVAQIELCRGNGAAVPLSELPPNCGSTIPTYGGLIYATPYDGCGVAQQGGSYVMQMQWQGNRAVISCPMTSTTANDTFLGPHDPSYQQILLPPLYPDEFNLQISTMPELSAALKPPFYGYPEEFQQGFWPYNYPRYQYSGKGYPTAEPAGQSPSDAQVPTQKPQFPKHPPMMWPYPTAKPAGQSPSDVQVPTQKPQFPKYPPMMWPYPTAKPAGQSPSDVQVPTQKPQFPKYPHMMWPYPYSHYPGKGYPTAEPAEESSTDDQAPDQKPQFPKHPHMMWPYPYSHYPGKGYPTAEPAGQSPSDAQVPTQKPQFPKHPHMMWPYPTAKPAGQSPSDGQVPTQKPQFPKYPQMMWPYPTAKPAGLSPSDGQVPTQKPQFPKYPQVMWPYPTAKPAGQSPSNGQVPTQKPQFPKYPHMMWPYPTAKPAGQSPSDGQVPTQKPQFPKHPPMMWPYPTAKPAGQSPSDGQVPIQKPQFPKYPHMMWPYPTAKPAGQSPSDGQVPTQKPQFPKYPQMMWPYPTAKPAGQSPSDGQVPTQNLSFLSTPI, from the exons ATGTCTCCAGATCTGAGGTGTGGTGATGATCTTATGAAGTTGCAGCTCAGTGGTCCTGAAGTAGCACAAATTGAGCTTTGTCGGG GTAATGGGGCAGCTGTTCCCCTCAGTGAGTTGCCGCCTAACTGTGGATCTACCATACCCACTTATGGTGGTCTTATCTATGCTACCCCCTATGATGGATGTGGCGTTGCACAACAG GGAGGGAGTTATGTGATGCAGATGCAATGGCAGGGAAACCGTGCAGTCATTTCTTGTCCTATGACCTCTACAACTGCAAACGACACTTTTCTAGGACCTCATGATCCTTCATATCAGCAGATTCTGCTGCCTCCCCTTTATCCTGATGAATTTAATCTACAAATAAGTACAATGCCAGAACTATCTGCAGCTCTCAAACCGCCATTTTACGGCTACCCTGAAGAGTTTCAGCAAGGGTTTTGGCCTTACAACTACCCTCGTTACCAATATTCTGGCAAGGGTTATCCCACAGCTGAGCCAGCAGGGCAATCTCCATCAGATGCCCAAGTGCCAACCCAGAAACCTCAGTTTCCAAAGCACCCCCCTATGAT GTGGCCATATCCCACAGCTAAGCCAGCAGGGCAATCTCCATCAGATGTCCAAGTGCCAACCCAGAAACCTCAGTTTCCGAAGT ACCCCCCTATGATGTGGCCATATCCCACAGCTAAGCCAGCAGGGCAATCTCCATCAGATGTCCAAGTGCCAACCCAGAAACCTCAGTTTCCGAAGTACCCCCATATGATGTGGCCATATCCCTACTCCCATTATCCTGGCAAGGGTTATCCCACAGCTGAGCCAGCAGAGGAGTCTTCTACAGATGACCAAGCACCAGACCAGAAACCTCAG TTTCCAAAGCACCCCCATATGATGTGGCCATATCCCTACTCCCATTATCCTGGCAAGGGTTATCCCACAGCTGAGCCAGCAGGTCAATCTCCATCAGATGCCCAAGTGCCAACCCAGAAACCTCAATTTCCAAAGCACCCCCATATGATGTGGCCATATCC CACAGCTAAGCCAGCAGGGCAATCTCCATCAGATGGCCAAGTGCCAACCCAGAAACCTCAGTTTCCGAAGTACCCCCAGATGATGTGGCCATATCCCACAGCTAAGCCAGCAGGGCTATCTCCATCAGATGGCCAAGTGCCAACCCAGAAACCTCAGTTTCCGAAGTACCCCCAGGTGATGTGGCCATATCCCACAGCTAAGCCAGCAGGGCAATCTCCATCAAATGGCCAAGTGCCAACCCAGAAACCTCAGTTTCCGAAGTACCCCCATATGAT GTGGCCATATCCCACAGCTAAGCCAGCAGGGCAATCTCCATCAG ATGGCCAAGTGCCAACCCAGAAGCCTCAATTTCCAAAGCACCCCCCTATGATGTGGCCATATCCCACAGCTAAGCCAGCAGGGCAATCTCCATCAGATGGCCAAGTGCCAATCCAGAAACCTCAGTTTCCTAAGTACCCCCATATGATGTGGCCATATCCCACAGCTAAGCCAGCAGGGCAATCTCCATCAGATGGCCAAGTGCCAACCCAAAAACCTCAGTTTCCGAAGTACCCCCAGATGATGTGGCCATATCCCACAGCTAAGCCAGCAGGGCAATCTCCATCAGATGGCCAAGTGCCAACCCAAAACCTCAGTTTCCTAAGTACCCCCATATGA